The Clostridioides sp. ES-S-0010-02 genome window below encodes:
- a CDS encoding methylenetetrahydrofolate reductase C-terminal domain-containing protein, whose protein sequence is MIISENKPLEEVLGYLKNFDKLVLVGCNQCAATCKSGGEEEVLKMKETLEGEGKKILGYVMLDPACNLLKSKKDLKALKEETKEADAVLSLACGDGTQTIVKNLKNKPVYPANNTLFIGEVQRVGEYEEACKACGDCELGWTGGICPVTMCAKGLMNGACGGAKNGKCEVNPENDCAWIKIYERLESIGQLDNLAEIRPPKDYSKQNNPRSLSAKKKKEATANS, encoded by the coding sequence ATGATAATTTCTGAAAATAAACCATTGGAAGAAGTGCTAGGGTACTTAAAGAATTTTGACAAGCTAGTTTTAGTTGGTTGTAATCAATGTGCAGCGACTTGTAAGAGTGGTGGAGAAGAAGAAGTTCTAAAAATGAAGGAAACTCTTGAAGGTGAGGGCAAAAAAATCTTAGGATATGTAATGCTTGATCCTGCTTGTAACCTTTTAAAGTCTAAAAAGGACTTAAAGGCTCTAAAAGAAGAAACTAAAGAAGCTGATGCAGTTTTATCTTTAGCATGTGGAGATGGGACACAAACAATAGTTAAAAACCTAAAAAATAAACCAGTTTATCCAGCTAACAACACTTTGTTTATAGGGGAAGTACAAAGGGTTGGAGAATATGAGGAAGCCTGTAAGGCTTGTGGAGACTGTGAACTTGGTTGGACAGGTGGAATATGTCCAGTAACTATGTGTGCTAAAGGTCTTATGAATGGGGCTTGTGGTGGAGCTAAAAATGGTAAATGTGAAGTAAATCCAGAAAATGATTGTGCTTGGATAAAAATATATGAAAGATTGGAATCTATAGGCCAATTAGATAATTTAGCAGAAATAAGACCACCAAAAGACTATTCTAAGCAAAATAATCCAAGAAGCTTAAGTGCAAAGAAAAAGAAAGAAGCAACAGCCAATTCATAA
- a CDS encoding AAA family ATPase — MGYNIAVAGKGGTGKTSLTGLLIDYLVKDNKGPVLVVDADANANINEVLGIEVEATIGEIREEVNQREKLGNAFPGGMTKAQYLQFRLNSIIEEGEGYDLLVMGRSEGEGCYCFVNGILREQVNKISGHYKYLVMDNEAGMEHLSRKVTRHVDTLLLVSDCSRRSIQAVARIRDLAEELKLNVGRILLIVNKVPNGVMNDGVKEEIEKHNLELIGVVPMDELIYEYDSTGIPLVNLPEDSKSKVAMKEIFAKLELK, encoded by the coding sequence ATGGGATACAATATAGCTGTTGCAGGAAAAGGTGGAACTGGTAAAACAAGTCTCACAGGGCTTTTGATTGATTATTTGGTTAAGGACAATAAGGGACCAGTATTAGTTGTAGATGCTGATGCTAATGCTAACATAAATGAAGTATTAGGTATTGAAGTTGAAGCAACAATAGGAGAAATAAGAGAAGAAGTAAATCAAAGAGAAAAGTTAGGCAATGCATTCCCAGGTGGTATGACAAAAGCACAATATCTACAATTTAGATTAAATTCTATAATTGAAGAAGGAGAAGGATATGACTTGTTAGTAATGGGGAGATCAGAAGGGGAAGGATGTTACTGTTTTGTAAATGGGATACTTAGAGAACAAGTAAACAAAATATCTGGTCACTACAAATACTTAGTCATGGACAACGAAGCTGGTATGGAACATCTAAGCAGAAAAGTTACTAGACATGTTGATACACTTTTATTGGTTAGTGATTGCTCAAGACGTAGCATACAAGCTGTTGCTAGAATAAGAGATTTAGCTGAGGAACTAAAATTAAATGTTGGAAGAATACTTCTAATTGTAAATAAGGTTCCAAATGGGGTTATGAATGATGGTGTTAAAGAGGAAATAGAAAAACATAACCTAGAGCTAATTGGTGTTGTACCTATGGATGAATTGATATATGAATATGATTCTACAGGTATTCCTTTAGTTAATTTACCTGAAGATTCAAAATCTAAAGTGGCTATGAAAGAGATTTTTGCTAAATTAGAATTAAAATAG
- the lpdA gene encoding dihydrolipoyl dehydrogenase — translation MKIVVVGGGPGGYVAAIKASMLGAEVTVVEKRRVGGTCLNAGCIPTKALLASSGVLNTVKEAKDFGIEIDGTVTPNFTAIMERKNKVVNQLISGIEFLFEKRGVKLVNGFGKLIDKNTIEVTKDDGTVESIKADKIILANGSVPVVPRMFPYDGKIVITSDEVLGLEDIPESMLIVGGGVIGCEIGQFFRALGTEVTIVEMVDQILLNEDKDVAKQLLRQFKKDKIKVITGIGVQTCEVVDGKAVATLSNGKVIEAQYALVCVGRRPNLDNSGVEDIGIEMERGKVVVNEHLETNVEGIYAIGDIIDTPFLAHVASKEGIVAVENALGKTKVVDYRAIPRCVYTEPEVAGVGKTEKQLEAEGVEYNVGQFDFRGLGKAQAIGHFQGFVKIIADKETDKIIGAAVVGPHATDLLTELSLAVHLGLTVEQVGDAIHPHPSLSEGLMEALHDVHGECVHSVPKL, via the coding sequence ATGAAAATAGTAGTAGTAGGTGGTGGACCAGGAGGATATGTAGCAGCTATAAAAGCTTCTATGCTTGGTGCAGAGGTGACAGTTGTTGAAAAAAGAAGAGTTGGAGGAACTTGCTTAAATGCAGGATGTATACCAACTAAAGCACTTCTTGCTTCTTCAGGGGTATTAAATACTGTGAAGGAAGCAAAGGATTTTGGTATAGAGATAGATGGTACAGTTACACCAAATTTCACTGCCATAATGGAAAGAAAAAATAAAGTTGTAAATCAATTAATAAGTGGTATAGAATTCCTATTTGAGAAAAGAGGAGTAAAACTAGTTAATGGTTTTGGAAAATTAATTGATAAAAATACTATAGAAGTAACAAAAGATGATGGAACAGTAGAATCTATAAAAGCTGATAAGATAATACTAGCTAATGGTTCTGTTCCAGTTGTACCAAGAATGTTCCCATATGATGGAAAGATTGTAATAACTAGTGATGAAGTTCTTGGACTTGAAGATATACCTGAATCTATGTTAATAGTAGGTGGTGGAGTTATAGGATGTGAAATAGGGCAATTCTTTAGAGCCTTAGGAACAGAAGTAACTATAGTTGAAATGGTTGACCAGATACTATTAAATGAAGATAAAGATGTAGCAAAACAACTACTTAGACAATTTAAGAAAGATAAGATTAAAGTTATTACAGGTATTGGAGTACAAACTTGTGAAGTAGTTGATGGTAAAGCTGTTGCAACTCTTTCTAATGGAAAGGTTATAGAAGCACAATATGCATTAGTATGTGTTGGTAGAAGACCTAACCTTGATAATTCTGGAGTAGAAGATATAGGAATTGAAATGGAAAGAGGAAAAGTAGTAGTTAATGAGCATCTTGAAACTAATGTAGAAGGTATATATGCAATAGGTGATATAATAGATACTCCTTTCTTAGCACATGTTGCTTCTAAAGAAGGTATTGTTGCAGTTGAAAATGCTTTAGGAAAAACTAAAGTAGTAGATTATAGAGCAATTCCAAGATGTGTTTATACTGAACCTGAAGTTGCTGGTGTTGGTAAAACTGAAAAACAACTTGAAGCTGAAGGTGTAGAATACAATGTAGGTCAATTTGATTTTAGAGGACTTGGAAAAGCACAGGCTATAGGACATTTCCAAGGATTTGTAAAAATAATAGCTGATAAAGAAACAGATAAAATAATAGGTGCAGCAGTAGTAGGTCCTCATGCTACAGATTTATTAACAGAGTTATCACTTGCTGTTCATCTAGGATTAACTGTAGAACAAGTAGGGGATGCAATACATCCACATCCAAGTTTATCTGAAGGACTAATGGAAGCACTTCATGATGTACATGGAGAATGTGTTCATTCTGTACCTAAATTATAA
- the cooS gene encoding anaerobic carbon-monoxide dehydrogenase catalytic subunit — MDEKMLTIDLNSQKMIAKAREEGVETMYDRKEGFKAQCGFGLQGVCCRICGMGPCRISPKTPRGLCGADEHTIVGRNFARMVAGGTAAHSDHARDIAHTLALADPNGNYKIRDEAKLITLAKEWDVETEGRDIYDVAHEVAEIALMEFGKPFGTLRFIKNAPEPRQKIWKEYAIEPRAIDREIATIMHSTHIGCTGDIDSLIHMSLRTSMADGWGGSMIGTRLSDILFGTPVPRRTEANLAVLEENKVNIILHGHEPALSEMIVLAAEEPDLIALAKEVGADGINLAGMCCTGNEITMRHGVRIAGDFHQQELAIVTGAVEAVIVDVQCIFPALARVADCYHTKFVTTSPKAKITGSTYIEFREEQALDDAKSIVKEAILNFKNRDKSKVLIPELKSGATVGYSVEAVVNQLDRVVNSHIDPAGTVKPLTDCLKSGVLRGAAGVVGCNNAKGVSNEAHVTIMKELIKNDIIVVTTGCGASAAAKFGLMETDAAEKYAGKGLATVCKLVGIPPVLHMGSCVDISRILDLVGAAANYLDMDMCDLPVVGIAPEWMSEKAVAIGCYVVASGIDTYLGIMPPIAGSSRAVDILTSELKDKVGATFTVNTNPKELAATIIEDIEKKRVHFEALVEEKMGVEAEA; from the coding sequence ATGGATGAAAAAATGTTAACAATTGATTTAAACAGCCAGAAGATGATAGCAAAAGCTAGAGAAGAAGGCGTAGAAACAATGTATGATAGAAAAGAAGGCTTTAAAGCACAATGTGGTTTTGGTCTTCAAGGGGTTTGCTGTAGAATATGTGGAATGGGACCATGTAGAATAAGTCCTAAAACTCCAAGAGGGTTATGTGGAGCAGACGAACACACTATAGTAGGTAGAAACTTTGCAAGAATGGTTGCTGGTGGGACAGCTGCCCATTCAGACCATGCTAGAGATATAGCACATACATTAGCATTAGCTGATCCAAATGGAAACTATAAAATAAGAGACGAAGCTAAATTAATTACTTTAGCTAAAGAATGGGATGTAGAAACAGAAGGTAGAGATATCTATGATGTAGCACATGAAGTGGCAGAAATTGCATTAATGGAATTTGGTAAACCTTTTGGGACATTAAGATTTATAAAAAATGCGCCAGAACCAAGACAAAAAATATGGAAAGAATATGCTATAGAACCAAGAGCTATAGATAGAGAAATTGCAACAATAATGCACTCTACTCATATAGGTTGTACTGGTGATATAGATAGTTTAATACACATGAGTCTAAGAACTTCTATGGCTGATGGTTGGGGTGGTTCTATGATAGGTACTCGTTTAAGCGATATCTTATTTGGAACTCCAGTACCAAGAAGAACAGAAGCTAACTTAGCAGTATTAGAAGAAAATAAAGTTAATATAATATTACATGGACATGAGCCAGCATTATCAGAAATGATAGTTTTAGCTGCAGAAGAACCAGACTTAATAGCTTTAGCTAAAGAAGTTGGAGCAGATGGAATAAACTTAGCTGGTATGTGTTGTACAGGTAATGAAATTACAATGAGACATGGTGTAAGAATAGCAGGAGACTTCCATCAACAAGAACTTGCAATAGTAACTGGAGCAGTTGAGGCTGTAATAGTTGACGTTCAATGTATATTCCCTGCACTAGCTAGAGTAGCAGATTGTTACCACACTAAATTTGTAACAACTTCTCCAAAAGCTAAAATAACAGGTTCAACTTATATTGAATTTAGAGAAGAACAAGCTCTTGATGATGCTAAATCAATAGTTAAAGAAGCTATCTTAAACTTTAAAAATAGAGATAAATCAAAAGTACTTATACCTGAATTAAAATCAGGGGCAACAGTTGGGTATAGTGTAGAAGCAGTAGTAAATCAATTAGACAGAGTTGTAAACTCTCATATAGATCCAGCAGGAACAGTTAAGCCATTAACAGACTGTTTAAAATCTGGAGTATTAAGAGGAGCAGCTGGTGTAGTTGGATGTAACAATGCTAAAGGAGTTTCAAATGAGGCTCACGTAACAATAATGAAAGAATTAATTAAAAACGACATAATAGTAGTTACTACAGGATGTGGTGCTTCAGCAGCAGCTAAATTTGGTTTAATGGAAACTGATGCAGCTGAAAAATATGCAGGTAAAGGTCTTGCAACTGTCTGTAAATTAGTAGGAATCCCACCAGTACTACATATGGGTTCTTGCGTTGATATAAGCCGTATATTAGATTTAGTTGGAGCAGCAGCTAATTACTTAGATATGGATATGTGTGACCTTCCAGTTGTAGGTATAGCTCCAGAGTGGATGTCAGAAAAAGCAGTTGCTATAGGATGCTATGTTGTAGCTTCTGGTATAGACACTTACTTAGGAATAATGCCTCCAATAGCTGGTTCTTCAAGAGCAGTAGATATATTAACTAGCGAATTAAAAGATAAAGTTGGTGCAACATTTACTGTAAATACAAATCCAAAAGAGTTAGCAGCTACAATAATAGAAGATATAGAAAAGAAACGTGTTCACTTCGAAGCATTAGTTGAAGAAAAAATGGGTGTTGAAGCAGAAGCTTAG
- a CDS encoding formate--tetrahydrofolate ligase: MGFKSDIEIAQEAKPQDIREVAKKLGLGEEDVELYGKYKAKVDYNLLKRETGKKAKLILTTAINPTPAGEGKTTTTIGVADAFAKLDKNVLVALREPSLGPVFGVKGGAAGGGYAQVVPMEDINLHFTGDFHAIGAANNLLAAMLDNHIHQGNELRIDPKKITWRRCVDMNDRQLRNIVDGMGKKGDGAVRQDGFDITVASEIMAAFCLASDIADLKERLGNIIVGYSYEGAPVTARQLKANGAMAALLKDALKPNLVQTLEGTPSFVHGGPFANIAHGCNSVIATRMAMHFADYVITEAGFGADLGAEKFLDIKCRMANLKPDAVIIVATVRALKYNGGVAKADLNEENLEALEKGLPNLLKHVENITQVYGLPAVVAINRFPLDTEAELKLVEDKCKELGVNVALSEVWAKGGEGGIAVAKEVLRLLDEEENNFRFCYEDDLSIKDKINAIATKIYGADGVDYTPEADKEIANLEKLGFTKVPVCMAKTQYSLTDDQTKLGRPTGFRITVRQASISAGAGFIVALTGEIMKMPGLPKVPAAEKIDVDENGVIAGLF, encoded by the coding sequence ATGGGATTTAAATCTGACATTGAAATAGCTCAAGAAGCTAAACCTCAAGATATTAGAGAGGTTGCAAAAAAATTAGGACTAGGTGAAGAAGATGTAGAACTATATGGTAAATACAAAGCCAAAGTTGACTACAATCTACTAAAAAGAGAAACTGGGAAAAAAGCTAAGTTAATATTAACTACAGCTATAAACCCAACTCCAGCAGGTGAAGGAAAAACTACTACTACTATCGGTGTTGCTGATGCATTTGCAAAATTAGATAAAAATGTATTAGTTGCTTTAAGAGAACCATCTCTAGGACCAGTATTTGGTGTTAAAGGTGGGGCAGCTGGTGGAGGATATGCACAAGTTGTTCCTATGGAAGATATAAACTTACACTTCACAGGAGACTTTCATGCTATAGGAGCTGCTAATAACCTTTTAGCTGCTATGCTTGACAATCATATTCATCAAGGAAATGAACTTAGAATAGACCCTAAGAAAATAACTTGGAGAAGATGTGTAGACATGAACGATAGACAACTTAGAAATATCGTTGATGGTATGGGTAAAAAAGGCGATGGAGCAGTTAGACAAGATGGATTTGATATAACTGTTGCTTCTGAAATAATGGCAGCGTTCTGTTTGGCAAGTGATATAGCTGACTTAAAAGAAAGATTAGGAAACATAATAGTTGGATATAGCTACGAAGGTGCACCTGTAACAGCTAGACAATTAAAAGCTAATGGTGCTATGGCTGCATTATTAAAAGATGCTTTAAAACCAAACCTAGTTCAAACTCTTGAAGGAACACCATCATTTGTACATGGTGGACCATTTGCAAATATAGCTCATGGATGTAACTCTGTTATAGCTACAAGAATGGCTATGCACTTTGCAGATTATGTAATAACTGAGGCTGGTTTCGGTGCTGACCTTGGAGCAGAAAAATTCTTAGATATAAAATGTAGAATGGCAAACTTAAAACCAGATGCTGTTATAATAGTTGCTACTGTAAGAGCATTAAAATACAATGGTGGAGTTGCTAAAGCAGACTTAAACGAAGAAAATCTAGAAGCTCTTGAAAAAGGACTTCCAAACTTATTAAAACATGTTGAAAACATAACTCAAGTATATGGATTACCAGCAGTTGTTGCAATAAACAGATTCCCACTTGATACTGAAGCTGAACTTAAACTTGTTGAAGACAAGTGTAAAGAATTAGGCGTTAATGTTGCTCTTTCTGAAGTATGGGCAAAAGGTGGAGAAGGTGGAATTGCAGTAGCTAAAGAAGTTTTAAGATTATTAGATGAAGAAGAAAATAATTTTAGATTCTGCTATGAAGATGATTTATCTATAAAAGATAAGATAAATGCTATAGCTACTAAGATTTATGGAGCAGATGGTGTAGATTATACTCCAGAAGCTGATAAAGAAATAGCTAACTTAGAAAAACTTGGATTTACTAAAGTTCCAGTATGTATGGCTAAAACTCAATATTCTTTAACTGATGACCAAACTAAATTAGGTAGACCAACAGGATTTAGAATAACTGTAAGACAAGCATCAATTTCAGCAGGAGCTGGATTTATAGTTGCACTTACTGGAGAAATAATGAAAATGCCAGGATTACCAAAAGTTCCAGCAGCAGAAAAAATAGATGTTGATGAAAATGGAGTAATAGCTGGATTATTCTAA
- a CDS encoding acetyl-CoA decarbonylase/synthase complex subunit delta — protein MAFKMSTQKYSGKISEVEVGIGEKAIKLGGENVLPFYSFDGEVGNTPKIGIEISDVYPESWTDSYKELYKDVANCPVEWAKYVEANTQADFICLKFDGSDPNGLDKSVDDCAEVAKAVVEAITLPLVVAGSGNHEKDGKLFEKLAQALDGHNCLFMSAVEDNYKGVGASAGMAYSHKVGAESSVDINLAKQLNVLLTQLGVKGENIVMNVGCSAVGYGYEYVASTMDRIRLAAFGQNDKTLQMPIITPVAFEVGHVKEAIAPVEDEPDWGCPEERTIAMEVSTAASVLVGGSNAVILRHPKSIETIKELVNALA, from the coding sequence ATGGCATTTAAAATGTCTACTCAAAAATATTCTGGAAAAATATCAGAAGTTGAAGTAGGAATAGGGGAAAAAGCAATTAAATTAGGTGGGGAAAATGTATTACCTTTTTATAGTTTTGATGGAGAAGTAGGGAATACTCCAAAAATAGGTATAGAAATATCAGACGTTTATCCTGAAAGCTGGACTGATTCATATAAAGAGTTATACAAAGATGTAGCTAATTGTCCAGTAGAATGGGCTAAATATGTTGAAGCTAATACACAAGCAGATTTTATTTGTTTAAAATTTGATGGTTCTGACCCAAATGGATTAGATAAATCAGTTGATGACTGTGCTGAAGTTGCTAAAGCAGTAGTTGAAGCAATAACATTGCCTTTAGTAGTAGCTGGTTCAGGAAATCATGAAAAAGATGGTAAACTGTTTGAAAAATTAGCTCAAGCGTTGGATGGGCATAACTGTCTATTTATGTCAGCAGTAGAAGATAACTACAAAGGAGTAGGAGCATCAGCTGGAATGGCTTATTCACACAAAGTTGGAGCAGAATCTTCTGTTGATATAAACCTAGCAAAACAATTAAACGTACTGTTAACTCAATTAGGCGTTAAAGGTGAAAATATAGTTATGAATGTTGGATGTTCAGCAGTTGGTTATGGATATGAATATGTTGCATCTACTATGGATAGAATTAGACTTGCAGCATTTGGTCAAAATGATAAGACATTACAAATGCCTATCATAACACCAGTAGCTTTCGAAGTAGGTCATGTTAAAGAAGCTATAGCTCCAGTAGAAGATGAGCCAGATTGGGGTTGTCCAGAAGAAAGAACTATAGCAATGGAAGTTTCAACTGCAGCAAGTGTTTTAGTAGGTGGTTCAAACGCAGTTATACTTCGTCATCCAAAATCAATAGAAACTATAAAAGAATTGGTTAACGCATTAGCTTAA
- a CDS encoding bifunctional 5,10-methylene-tetrahydrofolate dehydrogenase/5,10-methylene-tetrahydrofolate cyclohydrolase, with the protein MEVMSTKGQIIKGKPVADKISEDLIKEVELLVKEGINPKLTIVRVGARSDDLSYERGALKRCQNIGITTEVLELAEDITQEEYIDVLKKVNDDKDVNGILCFRPLPKHLNEEVIKYVIAPEKDVDCFSPINSAKVMEGDKSGFPPCTPTAVVEILKHYNVDLKGSKVTVLGRSMVVGKPVSMLLLSEHATVTICHSKTKNLSDVAAEADVLIAAIGRAKMVDESFVKDGAVVIDVGINVDEEGNLCGDVDTNAVLNKVSMITPVPAGVGSVTTSILAKHVVKACKLQNNK; encoded by the coding sequence ATGGAAGTAATGTCAACTAAAGGACAGATTATAAAAGGAAAACCTGTAGCTGATAAGATTAGTGAAGACTTAATAAAAGAAGTCGAGTTACTAGTTAAAGAAGGTATAAATCCTAAGCTAACAATAGTTAGAGTTGGAGCAAGAAGCGATGATTTATCATATGAAAGAGGAGCACTAAAAAGATGTCAAAACATTGGTATAACAACTGAAGTGTTGGAATTAGCTGAAGATATAACTCAAGAAGAATATATTGATGTTTTAAAGAAAGTTAATGATGACAAGGATGTTAATGGTATATTATGTTTTAGACCACTTCCAAAACACTTAAATGAAGAAGTTATAAAATATGTCATTGCACCAGAAAAAGATGTAGATTGTTTTAGCCCAATAAACTCTGCTAAAGTCATGGAAGGAGATAAGAGTGGATTCCCACCATGTACTCCTACAGCAGTAGTAGAAATATTAAAACATTATAATGTTGATTTAAAAGGAAGTAAGGTAACAGTTCTTGGAAGATCAATGGTAGTTGGGAAGCCAGTATCAATGCTTTTATTAAGTGAACATGCAACTGTTACAATATGCCATTCAAAGACTAAAAACTTATCAGATGTAGCTGCAGAAGCGGACGTATTGATAGCAGCTATTGGTAGAGCTAAGATGGTAGATGAAAGTTTTGTGAAAGATGGAGCAGTAGTTATAGACGTTGGTATAAATGTTGATGAAGAAGGAAATTTATGTGGAGATGTTGATACAAATGCAGTTTTAAATAAAGTATCGATGATAACTCCAGTTCCAGCGGGGGTTGGTTCAGTTACAACATCTATACTTGCAAAACATGTAGTTAAAGCTTGTAAGTTGCAAAACAATAAATAG
- a CDS encoding AAA family ATPase, protein MKIAITGKGGVGKTTFSSMLSRMFAEDGYRVVAVDADPDANLALALGFPKEVYESIVPISEMKKLVSDRTAASVGSFGKMFKMNPKVDDIPENFCKEYNGVRLLTLGTVDSGGTGCVCPEHVLLKRLCSHLILQNKDVVVMDMEAGIEHLGRGTAQGVDAFIVVVEPGERSLQTYRKVKKLGHDIGVNKVFVVGNKIRNKEDEEFIIQNLEDGESLGFIYYNQDVIDSDRANQSPYDSSETTKAQIKEIKEKLMSLKDK, encoded by the coding sequence ATGAAGATAGCAATAACAGGTAAAGGTGGAGTAGGTAAAACGACTTTTTCTTCAATGCTCTCTAGGATGTTTGCTGAAGACGGATACAGAGTTGTTGCTGTTGATGCCGATCCTGATGCTAATTTAGCTTTAGCACTAGGTTTTCCAAAAGAAGTATATGAATCAATAGTACCTATATCAGAAATGAAAAAGTTAGTTTCAGATAGAACAGCTGCTTCTGTAGGTTCATTTGGAAAAATGTTTAAGATGAATCCTAAAGTAGACGATATACCTGAAAATTTCTGTAAAGAATACAACGGAGTGAGATTACTTACATTAGGAACAGTGGATTCTGGTGGCACTGGATGTGTATGTCCAGAGCACGTTCTTTTAAAAAGACTCTGTTCACACTTAATACTACAAAATAAAGATGTAGTTGTTATGGATATGGAAGCTGGAATTGAACACTTAGGAAGAGGAACAGCTCAAGGTGTAGATGCTTTTATAGTAGTTGTAGAGCCAGGAGAAAGAAGTCTCCAAACATATAGAAAAGTTAAAAAACTTGGTCATGATATAGGCGTAAATAAGGTATTTGTTGTAGGTAACAAAATCAGAAATAAAGAAGATGAAGAATTTATAATACAAAACTTAGAAGATGGGGAATCTTTAGGATTTATCTATTACAATCAAGATGTTATAGATTCTGATAGAGCTAATCAATCTCCATATGATTCTAGTGAAACAACAAAGGCACAAATTAAAGAAATAAAAGAGAAATTAATGTCACTTAAAGATAAATAG
- a CDS encoding methylenetetrahydrofolate reductase — translation MSLLRETLESGKFAVTTEMAPPKGTDLSHLIECAKPLVGRVHAANVTDFQSAVMRATSLATCKLLKDAGLEPVIQITGRDRNRIAIQGEMLSAGVFGINNLLALTGDHTSVGDHPQAKGVFDLDSVGILQTAETLMAGTDMAGNKLKGSPDFYLGASVTPEYSPIEVQLLKMQKKIKAGAKFFQTQALYDINTMRRFRELTRDMDCKVLAGIVPLKSPGMAKFMTANVPGIFVPDEQIERLRAAGKENWVSEGIKMAGELIKQLKEEDLCDGVHIMAIGAEENIPAILDAAGL, via the coding sequence ATGAGCTTATTAAGAGAAACATTAGAGAGTGGAAAATTTGCAGTTACTACTGAGATGGCTCCTCCAAAAGGGACTGACCTTTCACATTTAATTGAATGTGCAAAGCCGTTAGTTGGAAGAGTTCATGCAGCAAATGTGACAGACTTTCAATCAGCAGTTATGAGAGCAACTTCTCTTGCTACATGTAAATTACTAAAAGATGCTGGATTAGAGCCAGTGATTCAAATAACAGGGAGAGATAGAAATAGGATAGCTATACAAGGAGAAATGTTGTCAGCAGGTGTATTTGGGATAAACAACTTGTTGGCATTAACAGGAGACCATACTAGCGTAGGAGACCATCCACAAGCTAAAGGTGTATTTGATTTAGACTCTGTAGGGATACTTCAAACTGCTGAAACTCTAATGGCAGGTACGGATATGGCTGGTAATAAATTAAAAGGTTCTCCAGATTTTTATCTAGGAGCATCAGTAACTCCAGAATATTCTCCAATAGAAGTTCAATTATTAAAAATGCAAAAGAAAATAAAAGCTGGAGCTAAATTTTTCCAAACTCAAGCACTTTATGACATAAATACAATGAGAAGGTTTAGAGAACTAACAAGAGATATGGATTGCAAGGTATTGGCAGGGATAGTACCTTTAAAATCTCCAGGAATGGCTAAATTTATGACTGCAAATGTACCAGGAATATTTGTGCCAGATGAACAAATCGAAAGATTAAGAGCAGCTGGAAAAGAAAACTGGGTAAGTGAAGGAATAAAAATGGCAGGAGAACTTATCAAACAATTAAAAGAAGAAGATTTATGTGATGGTGTTCATATAATGGCAATTGGGGCAGAAGAAAATATACCTGCTATACTAGATGCCGCAGGTTTATAG
- a CDS encoding cyclodeaminase/cyclohydrolase family protein, with translation MKIADKTCVDFVEVLSSKEAVPGGGGAAALVGAIGMALGSMVCNLTIGKKKYAEYEESVKDILNKAGKLEKDLLKMIDDDAECFLPLSKAYGLPKETEEEKRIKAETMEKALKVACEVPLNIVRVCYEAIKLHEDLVDKGSRLAISDVGVGVQCLRAAILGGQLNVVININSIQDQEYVSKVKTEVDKLVEDGVKTCDEVYAKVEKALGK, from the coding sequence ATGAAAATAGCAGATAAAACTTGTGTTGATTTTGTAGAAGTACTATCTTCTAAAGAAGCAGTACCAGGTGGCGGTGGAGCTGCCGCACTAGTTGGTGCAATTGGTATGGCTTTAGGGAGTATGGTATGCAATCTTACAATAGGAAAGAAAAAGTATGCTGAGTATGAAGAAAGTGTAAAAGATATATTAAATAAAGCAGGAAAATTAGAAAAAGATTTATTAAAAATGATAGATGATGATGCAGAATGTTTCTTACCATTATCAAAAGCTTATGGGCTTCCTAAAGAAACAGAAGAGGAAAAAAGAATAAAAGCAGAAACAATGGAAAAAGCGCTAAAAGTTGCTTGTGAAGTACCATTAAATATAGTAAGAGTTTGTTATGAAGCTATTAAGTTACATGAAGATTTAGTTGATAAAGGTTCAAGACTTGCTATAAGCGACGTTGGTGTAGGGGTTCAATGTTTAAGAGCTGCTATACTTGGTGGACAATTAAATGTAGTTATAAATATAAATTCTATACAAGATCAAGAGTATGTTAGTAAAGTAAAAACAGAAGTAGATAAATTAGTTGAAGATGGCGTTAAAACTTGTGATGAAGTTTATGCTAAAGTTGAAAAAGCGCTTGGAAAATAA